From the Fibrobacter sp. UWB11 genome, one window contains:
- a CDS encoding N-acetyltransferase — protein sequence MGIEFGVLKREELNEAVALSVRAYENYEYFISFFPDLGLRHKVIRSVLYGTWRAILKKSHFLMAKVDGKIVGLTVLEDPHYKRPSDLQFLLHGWWNVYFSAGIKRVNAWVNMDETAGTPCHDYQHNGENIWYCSSLTVDPPYQGKGVGTQLVAFMEEYIREHGGKQLTLFTNSEKNLAFYKKNNFEVFDERDIAVRDGLKMRSWSVKKTL from the coding sequence ATGGGAATCGAATTTGGAGTGCTGAAACGTGAGGAACTCAATGAAGCTGTGGCGCTTTCTGTCAGAGCTTATGAGAATTACGAGTACTTTATAAGTTTTTTCCCGGATTTGGGCTTGAGGCATAAGGTGATACGGTCCGTTTTGTACGGAACGTGGCGCGCGATTTTGAAAAAGTCGCATTTCTTGATGGCTAAAGTAGACGGGAAAATTGTAGGCTTGACTGTGCTCGAAGATCCGCATTACAAGAGACCGTCGGATTTACAGTTCCTACTTCATGGCTGGTGGAATGTCTATTTTAGCGCAGGCATAAAACGTGTGAATGCTTGGGTTAATATGGATGAAACAGCAGGGACTCCATGTCATGATTACCAGCACAATGGCGAAAATATTTGGTATTGCAGTTCGTTGACAGTGGACCCGCCATATCAAGGAAAGGGTGTTGGTACACAGCTTGTTGCGTTTATGGAAGAATACATTCGTGAACATGGAGGTAAGCAACTGACTTTGTTCACAAACTCAGAGAAAAATCTTGCGTTCTATAAGAAGAATAATTTTGAGGTTTTTGATGAACGCGATATTGCTGTCCGAGATGGCTTGAAAATGAGAAGCTGGAGCGTTAAAAAAACGCTTTAG
- a CDS encoding ABC transporter permease — MISRLLKVTLTEWKLFFTDPAAVLLLVVAGILYAFYYPTAYMNQTVSRVPVAIVDLDHSAKSRELTRMASATQQVEVKAVYNDMLEAETAMAREDIFGFMVIPENMEKDLLNKKPTKINIFTHGAYVMLHGTIGTAFSTCALTVGAVSKVKAIALGKKVPSAKAMAMRDPIPLSIQTMFNNTGSYSNYVVPSVLVVILQQSLIIGICIMGGARGHRRFRRNQRYSEVENESLPYRYLGRSLAYFLHYCGFILFYHCFIYNVFDFPRRGELLPMMVFAVVFLASVINFGMCLSQVFLHRESSMQLFLNLSIPVLFLANFSWPSYLMPSWMVGFSYILPSTFAVPAWLSIEQMGGDIYDVAPKLYLLAIQAVIYFVLGMLLTHLRDKSRFTTGDM, encoded by the coding sequence ATGATTAGTCGTCTTTTGAAAGTAACCTTGACGGAATGGAAGTTGTTCTTCACTGATCCTGCGGCAGTGCTCTTGCTTGTTGTTGCTGGTATCCTTTATGCGTTCTACTATCCGACGGCATATATGAACCAGACGGTCTCTCGTGTTCCGGTGGCAATTGTGGATTTGGACCATTCGGCAAAGTCCCGTGAACTGACGCGAATGGCTTCTGCAACGCAACAGGTCGAAGTCAAGGCCGTCTATAACGACATGCTCGAAGCAGAAACCGCCATGGCCCGCGAAGATATTTTCGGTTTCATGGTCATTCCCGAGAATATGGAAAAGGATTTGCTGAACAAGAAGCCGACAAAGATAAACATCTTTACGCATGGCGCCTACGTGATGCTTCACGGTACAATCGGTACTGCATTTTCGACTTGCGCTTTGACGGTCGGCGCGGTCAGTAAAGTCAAGGCGATTGCACTTGGCAAAAAAGTGCCTTCGGCTAAAGCGATGGCCATGCGCGATCCGATTCCGCTTTCGATTCAGACTATGTTCAACAATACCGGCAGCTATTCGAATTATGTTGTCCCGAGTGTGCTTGTCGTGATATTGCAGCAGTCGTTGATTATCGGCATTTGCATTATGGGCGGTGCTCGCGGTCATCGTCGTTTCCGCAGGAACCAGCGTTATTCCGAAGTCGAGAACGAAAGTTTGCCCTATCGTTACTTAGGACGTTCGCTGGCGTACTTCTTGCATTATTGCGGATTCATTCTGTTCTACCATTGCTTCATTTACAATGTCTTTGACTTCCCGCGGCGTGGTGAACTTTTGCCGATGATGGTTTTTGCAGTGGTGTTCCTTGCGTCGGTCATTAACTTTGGCATGTGCCTCTCACAAGTATTCCTGCATCGTGAATCGAGCATGCAGTTGTTTCTGAACCTCTCCATTCCTGTATTGTTCCTTGCGAACTTTAGCTGGCCAAGTTACTTGATGCCGAGCTGGATGGTGGGATTTTCGTACATCTTGCCGAGCACGTTTGCGGTACCTGCTTGGCTTTCAATTGAGCAGATGGGCGGTGACATTTACGATGTGGCGCCTAAACTTTACCTACTAGCGATACAGGCGGTTATCTACTTCGTGCTGGGCATGCTCCTTACGCATTTGCGCGACAAGAGCAGGTTCACCACCGGCGACATGTAA
- a CDS encoding HlyD family secretion protein, translating into MNALKMIGKVVVVIALIVLVIMGISQLQQFATQPREQFLQGQMEARRVLVAGKVPGRIERLLVHEGDVVTKDSLVAVISSPEIEAKKMQAQGALGAAKAQASKARNGARSEDITALKAMADRAQEAATLAKNTYNRVQKLYNEGVLPLQKRDEAETQMKASQSAADAARAQYKQAVAGARSEDKAAANALVMQAKGANAEVDAYLEETKIRTPISGEVSLKLAEEGEVVGSGMPIIAVTDLNDSWAVFHLREDYLKKVFKGKKFYLQVPALDKTVEMVVSYIASVGDYATWRSSKESSGFDLKTFEVRMRPTHKVENLRPGMSVLFPVDDIQ; encoded by the coding sequence ATGAACGCGTTAAAGATGATTGGAAAAGTAGTAGTCGTTATTGCTTTGATTGTGTTGGTTATTATGGGAATTTCCCAACTCCAACAGTTTGCAACGCAACCGCGCGAACAGTTCTTGCAAGGCCAGATGGAAGCTCGCCGCGTGCTCGTGGCAGGGAAGGTTCCTGGCCGTATCGAACGCTTGCTCGTTCACGAAGGCGATGTCGTGACGAAAGATTCTTTAGTGGCTGTTATCAGTAGCCCAGAAATCGAAGCCAAGAAGATGCAGGCGCAAGGTGCTCTTGGTGCTGCTAAGGCTCAGGCAAGCAAGGCTCGCAATGGTGCCCGCAGTGAAGATATTACTGCTCTTAAGGCCATGGCTGACCGCGCTCAAGAAGCCGCAACTCTTGCAAAGAACACCTACAACCGCGTGCAAAAGCTTTATAACGAAGGCGTGCTCCCGTTGCAAAAGCGCGACGAAGCCGAAACGCAGATGAAGGCTTCTCAGTCCGCAGCCGATGCTGCTCGCGCCCAGTACAAACAGGCCGTTGCTGGTGCTCGTAGCGAAGACAAGGCTGCTGCAAACGCTCTCGTGATGCAGGCGAAGGGTGCAAATGCCGAAGTCGATGCTTACCTCGAAGAAACCAAAATCCGCACGCCGATTTCTGGCGAAGTATCTCTCAAGCTTGCCGAAGAAGGTGAAGTCGTTGGTTCTGGTATGCCGATTATCGCTGTGACGGACTTGAACGATTCCTGGGCTGTGTTCCACCTCCGCGAAGATTACCTTAAGAAAGTGTTCAAGGGCAAAAAATTCTATCTCCAGGTTCCGGCTCTCGACAAGACTGTCGAAATGGTCGTAAGCTACATTGCTTCTGTCGGTGACTATGCCACATGGCGCAGCTCCAAGGAAAGCTCTGGCTTTGACCTCAAGACATTCGAAGTCCGTATGCGCCCGACCCACAAGGTTGAAAATCTCCGCCCGGGCATGAGCGTTCTGTTCCCTGTTGACGATATTCAGTAA
- a CDS encoding TIGR02172 family protein: protein MSEEVEKINLDDYVATGEGATSIAYTHKTRDTIAKLYHPGFEADCAKKDFLTSCSAFDLGVPTPKPIRLITDGERFGAEYELIRNKRSFSRIISEEPGRLQELSLIFAEMAKKLHSTKADTTKLVSTKEKFHRFYLEKAVVPDFYKQKALAFIDTVPDTPTCLHGDLQISNVITDGKRTLWIDMGDFGYGDPGWDLGMLWSMTNRMDEQKADLVFHMNKEELLAHWNIFFSAYLGTTDPQKIAEATKRILPFAAVKIPYMFYIAKHFTLPDEAYPYIAKLFG, encoded by the coding sequence ATGTCTGAAGAAGTTGAAAAAATCAATTTAGATGATTATGTAGCGACCGGTGAAGGTGCGACTTCAATCGCATACACGCACAAGACTCGCGATACGATTGCGAAACTTTATCACCCCGGATTCGAAGCGGACTGTGCTAAAAAAGATTTTTTGACATCTTGCTCAGCTTTTGATTTGGGAGTTCCGACTCCAAAACCAATTCGCTTGATAACGGATGGTGAACGCTTTGGTGCTGAATATGAACTTATCCGAAATAAGCGCTCTTTTTCGAGAATTATTTCAGAAGAGCCGGGTCGTTTGCAAGAGCTTTCTTTGATATTTGCAGAAATGGCTAAGAAACTCCATTCGACGAAAGCGGATACGACGAAGCTTGTGTCTACAAAGGAAAAATTCCATCGCTTTTATCTTGAAAAGGCTGTAGTTCCTGACTTTTACAAGCAAAAGGCCTTGGCTTTTATCGATACGGTTCCCGACACCCCGACTTGCCTTCATGGCGATTTGCAAATCAGCAATGTCATTACCGATGGAAAGCGAACACTTTGGATTGATATGGGCGATTTCGGCTATGGTGACCCTGGTTGGGATTTGGGAATGTTGTGGAGCATGACGAACAGAATGGATGAGCAAAAGGCGGATCTTGTTTTCCACATGAATAAAGAAGAACTTTTGGCTCATTGGAACATTTTCTTCTCTGCTTATTTGGGAACGACGGACCCGCAGAAAATCGCGGAAGCCACGAAACGGATTTTGCCGTTTGCAGCAGTCAAGATTCCTTATATGTTCTATATCGCAAAGCATTTCACTTTGCCGGATGAAGCCTACCCGTATATCGCTAAATTATTTGGATAG
- a CDS encoding TolC family protein has product MKRYFAFILCGCVACNAAALSLQDALDMAMANNSKIKAEKAKVDIAQSGKDEAFARFFPTVSLSAGITKINDPISIDLGRMSDVAGAAAYSKAYIDAYNKASAGYKQAYEGAYAKTGNEAQAKAYAENALKEKLGTGSPETFAQQTAEKYGSAAENADFNMKVQDDWFFNARLSVVWPIFTGLKIYSAYDAAKENVNARKAEFEMAQNTVLMDVATKYFTLRLCEELVVMRETTKKDLAEHLERSKKLEEGGQISKTERLRAEVALAEAENAYEDALRDQSLARMALASLLHTDTSLTATTPVESPEGIRTMDEFKALAIDKHPGLRQLRIERKRNQNAISAARADYFPTIALFGYKELYTKDLTILEPEWAIGAKMQWDIFKGGDTRAKVSSAKAMDRSLGSLEEETIDNLKLLVEKRWRELEHAKGRLVSLAKTRELADEALRSQNKAYEAGLATGLDVVDAELALSRLQVADLKAHYDAVIAWLGLLEAAGEVSTAGTVLVSKQLVVEKPVDASESSATDAARHPEQSEGSSEVVQPAEQNLETENK; this is encoded by the coding sequence ATGAAACGGTACTTTGCTTTTATTCTCTGTGGTTGCGTGGCCTGTAATGCTGCAGCGCTTTCTTTGCAAGATGCGCTGGATATGGCCATGGCCAACAATTCCAAAATTAAGGCTGAAAAGGCAAAAGTTGATATTGCCCAAAGTGGCAAGGACGAAGCTTTTGCTCGTTTTTTCCCGACAGTGAGTCTTTCGGCGGGTATTACAAAAATTAATGACCCGATTTCGATAGATCTTGGGCGAATGAGCGATGTCGCTGGTGCGGCCGCTTATTCCAAGGCTTATATCGATGCCTACAACAAGGCTTCCGCTGGCTATAAGCAGGCTTACGAAGGCGCCTATGCCAAGACGGGGAACGAAGCCCAGGCAAAGGCTTATGCCGAAAACGCCCTCAAGGAAAAGCTTGGCACGGGTTCTCCGGAAACGTTTGCCCAGCAGACTGCGGAAAAGTATGGTTCGGCCGCAGAGAATGCCGATTTCAACATGAAGGTGCAGGACGATTGGTTCTTTAATGCTCGCCTTAGTGTTGTGTGGCCGATTTTTACCGGTCTCAAAATTTATTCTGCATACGATGCCGCCAAGGAAAATGTGAACGCCCGCAAGGCTGAATTCGAAATGGCGCAGAACACCGTCCTCATGGATGTCGCGACAAAGTATTTTACGCTTCGCTTGTGCGAAGAACTTGTCGTGATGCGCGAAACAACCAAGAAGGATCTTGCCGAACATCTTGAACGTTCCAAGAAACTCGAAGAGGGTGGTCAGATTAGCAAGACCGAACGCCTCCGTGCCGAAGTGGCCTTGGCCGAAGCCGAGAACGCTTACGAAGATGCTCTTCGCGACCAGTCGCTTGCCCGCATGGCCCTTGCAAGTCTTTTGCACACGGACACGAGCCTTACCGCCACAACGCCGGTGGAATCGCCCGAAGGCATCCGCACGATGGATGAATTCAAGGCTCTTGCTATTGACAAACATCCGGGTCTCCGTCAGTTGCGCATTGAGCGCAAGCGTAACCAGAACGCCATTAGCGCCGCCCGCGCCGATTATTTCCCGACAATTGCATTGTTTGGCTACAAGGAACTTTACACCAAGGACTTGACGATTTTGGAACCGGAATGGGCTATTGGTGCCAAGATGCAGTGGGACATTTTCAAGGGTGGAGATACCCGCGCAAAGGTCAGTTCCGCAAAGGCAATGGACCGCTCCTTGGGTAGTCTCGAAGAAGAAACTATTGACAACTTGAAGCTCCTGGTCGAAAAGCGCTGGCGCGAACTGGAACACGCAAAGGGTAGGCTTGTAAGCCTCGCCAAGACGCGTGAACTTGCCGACGAAGCGTTGCGCAGCCAGAACAAGGCTTATGAAGCAGGGCTTGCAACAGGCCTTGATGTTGTGGATGCTGAACTTGCTCTTTCTCGCTTACAGGTGGCTGACCTCAAGGCTCATTACGATGCCGTTATTGCTTGGCTTGGACTCCTCGAAGCCGCTGGCGAAGTCTCTACGGCGGGTACAGTTCTTGTGTCTAAGCAACTTGTGGTTGAAAAGCCTGTCGATGCTTCGGAAAGCTCAGCAACCGACGCCGCTCGTCATCCTGAGCAGAGCGAAGGATCCAGTGAAGTTGTACAGCCTGCCGAACAAAATTTAGAAACGGAGAATAAATAA
- a CDS encoding ABC transporter permease, which translates to MLKGLLKTIGKIYFGHKIVLWMILAVLPVGVSVFMLEMFSSEIVQHIPIGIVKQDNSQLADRLERALQSSPVLDVKLICHDMGECEHAVIRGDLQTFIVFPNELERRALRLEAPVIPVYSSGQNYLTNMFATKEIRAVLTDVGSELFTASFEDPIKTEIHSVGNIEGNYQGFLALGLVSAMFHLAAMLVAVYIASFPLRDKRVREFYQYAERSWVTLGVASFVPAVIILWLEYMGCYAYTHRMLMPMGFEEFVMVSVAQLLMVICCVGAGMVFVGVTGVMRIATGVSGVIGGPAFAFAGQTFPVMAMPFAVRCFAFLLPLTHVLRVQSMMLLGDVGMAASWEVVKLMAGMALFWTLFGCFTMVLRWKYRLKHDSQMPVVVEEDGEITVDALFKSVLEKVRRRKHD; encoded by the coding sequence GTGCTGAAAGGTCTTTTAAAGACAATCGGGAAAATTTACTTTGGCCACAAGATTGTTTTGTGGATGATTCTTGCGGTGCTCCCCGTAGGCGTCTCTGTGTTTATGCTGGAGATGTTTTCGAGCGAAATCGTGCAGCACATCCCGATTGGTATTGTCAAGCAAGATAATAGTCAACTTGCCGATCGCCTTGAACGTGCTCTCCAGTCTAGCCCTGTGCTTGATGTCAAGCTGATTTGCCATGACATGGGCGAGTGTGAACACGCGGTAATCCGTGGAGACTTGCAAACGTTTATCGTGTTTCCGAATGAATTGGAACGCCGTGCACTCCGCCTTGAAGCGCCTGTGATTCCTGTTTATTCCAGCGGCCAGAATTACCTCACGAACATGTTTGCAACAAAGGAAATTCGTGCGGTGCTCACCGATGTGGGTTCTGAACTTTTTACGGCTTCGTTTGAAGATCCTATAAAAACAGAAATCCATTCGGTTGGTAACATCGAAGGCAATTATCAGGGATTCCTAGCGCTTGGACTTGTATCGGCAATGTTCCACTTGGCGGCGATGCTTGTGGCGGTATATATCGCTTCGTTCCCGTTGCGCGACAAGCGCGTGCGTGAATTTTACCAGTATGCAGAACGTTCCTGGGTGACGCTTGGCGTTGCTTCATTTGTTCCTGCCGTTATCATTCTTTGGCTTGAATACATGGGATGTTATGCGTACACGCATCGCATGCTCATGCCGATGGGCTTTGAAGAATTTGTGATGGTCTCCGTGGCGCAACTCTTGATGGTGATTTGCTGCGTGGGGGCGGGAATGGTATTTGTAGGTGTGACTGGCGTGATGCGTATTGCCACAGGCGTTTCGGGCGTGATTGGCGGCCCTGCGTTTGCTTTTGCCGGCCAGACGTTCCCCGTGATGGCTATGCCGTTTGCCGTGCGTTGCTTTGCGTTTTTGTTGCCGTTGACTCACGTGCTCCGTGTGCAGTCCATGATGCTTCTTGGCGATGTCGGCATGGCTGCATCTTGGGAAGTTGTCAAGCTCATGGCTGGCATGGCGCTCTTCTGGACTTTGTTCGGGTGCTTTACAATGGTTCTCCGTTGGAAGTACCGCTTGAAGCATGATTCTCAAATGCCGGTCGTTGTCGAAGAAGATGGCGAGATTACCGTAGATGCGCTGTTTAAAAGTGTGCTGGAGAAAGTCAGGAGGCGAAAACATGATTAG
- a CDS encoding ScpA family protein produces MVDSEVLEQEDYEVKIGSFNGPMDLLVYLVQKKEMTLDQIPIAEIADDFLKWVNEYSETDLSKAGDFLFMASRLMALKVQELLPAEERDPEMEEEYNEDREKLMKEMLEYQRFKQVASGLQEMEAKNFGTYSRGRLEKTQSDDDTLADANIWQLFRAYQKSLKTKISETIHHIELDYVTIQDRQQAINNFLNVHGRALFEDLLDNDSHPIVAAVTFMAMLEMIKTDDIVFRQSELFGPIWIYRKKNNPEYADEMAHETVFFSKDPEVKSGLVDTIRSQAIARSKEKSVGDLAATMREAVLWTERGRNVTDEDLNAMLEGREDISEVQDNPFADMIAEADAAEGAMQAASAPDANAQTPAQDAAQSSDMQSASASAQFSEAQPTTPENVEAVPGQDTAQSTEASTIEDAAIPTIESGASRSEADSEADVGTKSNASVLEDIVETSHVIEPAHSFEPVDESDEVEELDEDEGESADTIVAGNINDVQGLNEQAVQQMSDEEFAAFMQKAQAFYNNASSAQSATHSAQSATSAQSTSAQPSSAASRSTSSYDSYKSSAWDEPAPAAVQSVQKEEPEEDKYSSYSFGNEMTDEEYIAYLNRSARSSRKEESKSAASTSSAAPEKSATSEKPKKKSFMPEDDEGGMTDEEYQAYLAEHGDDDEDEEGPVVYGAGKN; encoded by the coding sequence ATGGTTGATTCCGAAGTTCTTGAGCAAGAAGACTACGAAGTAAAAATCGGTTCGTTTAACGGGCCGATGGATTTGCTTGTCTATCTCGTTCAGAAAAAGGAAATGACGCTGGACCAGATTCCCATTGCAGAAATCGCAGACGACTTTCTCAAATGGGTGAACGAGTATTCCGAAACAGATCTTTCCAAGGCTGGCGACTTCCTGTTTATGGCAAGCCGCTTGATGGCGCTCAAGGTGCAGGAGTTGCTCCCGGCCGAAGAACGCGATCCGGAGATGGAAGAGGAATACAACGAAGACCGCGAAAAGCTCATGAAGGAAATGTTGGAATACCAGCGTTTCAAGCAGGTGGCTAGCGGTCTCCAGGAAATGGAAGCGAAAAACTTCGGTACGTATTCCCGTGGGCGTCTTGAAAAAACGCAGAGCGACGACGACACGCTCGCCGATGCAAACATTTGGCAGCTTTTCCGCGCCTACCAAAAGAGCTTAAAGACAAAGATTTCCGAGACGATTCACCATATTGAATTGGACTACGTGACGATTCAGGACCGTCAGCAGGCAATCAACAACTTCTTGAATGTGCATGGTCGTGCGCTTTTCGAAGACTTGCTCGACAACGATTCACATCCGATTGTCGCAGCGGTGACGTTCATGGCAATGCTCGAAATGATCAAGACGGACGATATCGTTTTCCGTCAGAGTGAACTTTTCGGACCGATTTGGATTTACCGCAAGAAGAACAACCCCGAGTATGCCGACGAAATGGCACACGAGACCGTGTTCTTCAGCAAGGATCCCGAAGTCAAGTCGGGACTCGTGGATACCATCCGCAGCCAGGCGATTGCACGTTCCAAGGAAAAGAGCGTGGGCGACCTTGCCGCGACGATGCGCGAGGCCGTCCTTTGGACGGAGCGTGGCAGGAACGTTACGGACGAAGACCTCAATGCCATGCTCGAAGGTCGCGAAGATATTTCCGAAGTGCAGGACAATCCGTTTGCAGATATGATTGCGGAAGCAGATGCTGCCGAAGGCGCAATGCAGGCAGCAAGCGCGCCAGACGCAAACGCACAAACGCCGGCACAAGATGCAGCGCAATCTAGCGATATGCAGTCTGCATCAGCATCGGCGCAGTTTAGCGAAGCGCAGCCCACAACTCCGGAAAACGTCGAAGCTGTACCGGGTCAAGACACCGCGCAGTCCACAGAAGCATCCACAATCGAAGACGCAGCCATCCCGACAATCGAATCTGGCGCATCTCGTAGCGAAGCGGACTCTGAAGCCGACGTAGGAACAAAGTCAAACGCAAGTGTTCTCGAAGACATTGTCGAAACGTCACATGTCATTGAACCGGCTCACTCATTCGAACCGGTGGATGAATCTGATGAAGTCGAAGAACTTGACGAAGATGAAGGTGAATCCGCGGACACAATTGTTGCAGGCAACATAAACGATGTTCAAGGTTTGAACGAACAAGCGGTCCAGCAGATGAGCGATGAAGAGTTTGCCGCCTTTATGCAGAAGGCACAGGCTTTCTACAACAACGCAAGTTCCGCGCAGTCAGCAACTCACTCTGCGCAGTCCGCAACATCCGCTCAGTCAACATCCGCGCAGCCAAGCTCCGCGGCATCTCGCAGCACGTCCTCTTACGATTCATACAAATCCAGCGCTTGGGACGAGCCCGCACCGGCGGCAGTTCAATCAGTTCAAAAAGAAGAGCCCGAAGAAGACAAGTATTCATCTTACAGTTTCGGCAACGAAATGACTGACGAAGAATACATTGCCTACTTGAACCGCAGCGCCCGCTCAAGCCGCAAGGAAGAATCAAAGTCAGCGGCATCCACATCAAGCGCAGCTCCCGAGAAGTCCGCAACTTCCGAGAAACCTAAGAAAAAGTCCTTTATGCCCGAAGATGACGAAGGCGGAATGACCGACGAAGAATACCAGGCTTATCTCGCCGAGCATGGCGACGATGATGAAGACGAAGAAGGCCCCGTTGTCTACGGAGCCGGCAAAAATTAA
- a CDS encoding TIGR02172 family protein: MEYQNIDISTWTQVGEGGNGKTYVHPGHPDFLLKVNNPPRCDEATVKQERDAAQHVFDLGIPTPRMFDMVRVGDGYGQLVEIIKGKKSLSRICSDDPSRISEMAKLLASMGLQLHATPCDTEFFPSRKDLALKGIDASDFVADDDREKLRAFVQSIEDEKTCLHGDFQMGNLIISADGKPYWIDLGWFSHGSPMFDIGHFFMTCQVYSQFPAAQEIFHMSQEQLKNFWNAFAEAYTGNKDISAFTALAGKFAPLDACIRSILMPTPEAYKKLFAGLVHSLVEKFY; the protein is encoded by the coding sequence ATGGAATACCAGAATATTGATATTAGTACCTGGACACAGGTGGGCGAGGGCGGTAACGGAAAAACTTATGTGCATCCCGGTCATCCTGATTTCCTCTTGAAAGTGAATAACCCGCCTCGTTGCGATGAGGCAACAGTAAAACAAGAACGTGATGCCGCTCAGCATGTTTTTGATTTGGGAATCCCGACTCCTCGTATGTTTGATATGGTGCGTGTGGGGGATGGTTACGGTCAGCTCGTAGAAATCATTAAGGGAAAAAAGTCTCTTTCGCGTATTTGCTCCGATGATCCGTCTCGTATCAGTGAAATGGCTAAGTTGCTTGCTTCGATGGGTTTGCAACTGCATGCAACGCCTTGCGATACGGAGTTTTTCCCAAGCCGCAAGGATCTTGCCTTGAAGGGGATTGATGCGTCTGATTTTGTTGCTGATGATGATCGGGAAAAATTGCGGGCGTTTGTTCAGAGTATAGAAGACGAGAAAACCTGCTTGCATGGTGATTTCCAGATGGGTAACCTGATTATTTCTGCCGATGGTAAACCTTATTGGATTGATCTTGGCTGGTTTAGTCACGGTTCGCCAATGTTCGATATAGGGCATTTTTTCATGACTTGCCAAGTTTATTCTCAGTTCCCGGCAGCGCAGGAAATTTTCCACATGTCGCAGGAACAGTTGAAAAACTTCTGGAATGCGTTTGCTGAGGCCTACACGGGGAATAAGGACATTTCCGCCTTCACTGCTCTTGCTGGCAAGTTTGCTCCTTTGGATGCTTGTATCCGTTCAATCTTGATGCCGACTCCTGAAGCTTATAAGAAGTTGTTTGCAGGATTGGTTCATTCCCTGGTCGAAAAGTTTTATTAA
- a CDS encoding zinc metallopeptidase, with translation MMFDPLYMGILVITLVLSGAVSLLVKTRFAAGQKVTISSGLTGADVAKAILMEAGITDVKILKHQGFLSDHYNPLNKTLNLSPEVYSGRNASAAGVAAHEVGHAIQHAEGYFPLWLRSAIVPAANIGSNLGPWLVIIGIMLMGMGKALGQSLAVVGVVLFGLATLFSLVTVPVEFDASSRAKKALARMEVVAQGREYNTVSGVLFAAGLTYVAAAISSVLQLLYWAYRAGLLGGRRDD, from the coding sequence ATGATGTTCGATCCTTTATACATGGGAATTCTCGTAATCACGCTCGTCCTTTCGGGCGCGGTTTCTCTGTTGGTCAAAACGCGTTTTGCTGCTGGCCAAAAAGTCACGATTTCTAGCGGCCTTACCGGTGCCGATGTTGCCAAGGCTATCCTAATGGAAGCTGGCATTACCGATGTGAAAATCCTCAAGCACCAGGGCTTTTTGTCGGACCATTACAACCCGCTGAACAAGACTCTGAACTTGTCACCAGAAGTTTATTCCGGCCGCAATGCAAGTGCCGCAGGAGTTGCCGCGCATGAAGTCGGTCACGCTATCCAGCATGCCGAAGGTTATTTCCCGCTGTGGCTCCGTTCTGCAATTGTCCCTGCCGCAAATATCGGTTCCAATCTCGGCCCGTGGCTTGTGATTATCGGCATTATGCTCATGGGCATGGGCAAGGCGCTTGGTCAATCTCTCGCGGTTGTCGGCGTTGTGCTCTTTGGTCTTGCAACACTTTTCTCGTTGGTGACCGTGCCTGTTGAATTTGACGCTTCGTCTCGCGCCAAGAAGGCTTTGGCTCGCATGGAAGTTGTTGCCCAAGGGCGTGAATATAACACCGTTTCGGGTGTGCTTTTTGCCGCTGGCCTCACGTATGTTGCTGCTGCAATATCCTCTGTTTTGCAGTTGCTCTACTGGGCTTATCGAGCCGGATTACTCGGCGGCCGCCGCGACGATTAA